One window of the Pedobacter ginsengisoli genome contains the following:
- a CDS encoding APC family permease, producing MLDLSMIVVSLVIGMGIFRTPVNVAAGAQIPELFFLAWIIGGLIALCGALTYAEIGSRFPVTGGYYKIFSAFYHPSIAFAINCIIVVSNAASVAGVSIIGAEYFGKVILPLEMQTEFSRIAIAAISISLFYFINLLGLKVSSKTQNILSLIKIGMVLTLIGAVFVGSETTDTTSVFTTSSGAAPTLFDYGKALGICLIGISFTFGGYQQTINFGGETKSPGKVIPRSIITGLAIIFILYIAINYVYVSVIGFEQLKTAESIAAILAGKIFGPIGFTVLSCLIYLSVLGYVNVNLLSNPRAMFAMGEEKALPAVFTKKSKKSDVMFVSLTVFTTISIITLFYAQTFDKILNYTIFLDCIGMATSAATIFFLRKRTAHLDKKNIYSMSLYPLMPIIFIAAYLFVAVSIYADDPQAAINGLLIFACFIIIYFINRFYHQKTNINSK from the coding sequence ATGCTCGACTTATCAATGATCGTTGTAAGTCTGGTAATAGGGATGGGCATCTTCCGTACCCCTGTTAATGTGGCGGCAGGAGCACAAATACCAGAATTATTTTTTTTGGCCTGGATTATTGGCGGACTAATTGCCCTTTGTGGAGCTCTAACTTATGCCGAAATCGGGTCTCGTTTTCCGGTAACCGGAGGCTACTATAAAATATTCTCAGCATTTTACCATCCTTCCATTGCCTTTGCCATCAACTGTATTATAGTAGTTTCAAATGCAGCTTCCGTTGCTGGCGTTTCAATTATTGGAGCAGAGTACTTTGGCAAGGTCATTTTACCTCTCGAAATGCAAACAGAATTTTCAAGAATAGCTATTGCGGCCATTTCCATAAGTCTCTTCTATTTTATCAATTTACTTGGTTTAAAGGTTAGTTCTAAAACACAAAACATACTGTCGTTAATAAAAATTGGAATGGTGCTTACCTTAATCGGTGCTGTATTTGTGGGATCTGAAACAACCGATACCACTTCTGTCTTTACCACATCAAGCGGAGCTGCCCCAACCCTTTTTGATTATGGCAAGGCTCTTGGTATTTGCTTAATAGGCATCTCTTTTACCTTTGGCGGATACCAGCAAACCATCAACTTCGGAGGCGAAACAAAATCTCCGGGAAAAGTCATTCCACGCTCAATTATTACTGGTTTAGCTATCATTTTTATTCTTTACATAGCTATAAATTACGTTTATGTAAGCGTTATAGGCTTTGAGCAATTAAAAACAGCCGAAAGTATTGCAGCAATACTTGCAGGAAAAATCTTTGGGCCAATAGGCTTTACAGTTTTATCCTGCTTAATTTACCTTTCTGTTTTAGGCTATGTAAATGTAAACTTATTAAGCAACCCCAGGGCTATGTTCGCCATGGGCGAAGAAAAAGCATTACCTGCCGTCTTTACCAAAAAAAGTAAAAAATCGGATGTCATGTTTGTGAGCTTAACTGTATTTACCACTATCTCCATAATTACTTTGTTTTACGCTCAAACTTTCGATAAGATTCTTAACTATACCATATTTCTAGATTGTATTGGCATGGCTACCTCTGCAGCTACTATCTTTTTTTTAAGAAAGCGAACGGCTCATCTCGATAAAAAAAACATTTACAGCATGAGCCTCTACCCTTTAATGCCAATAATTTTTATTGCTGCTTACTTATTTGTGGCTGTCAGCATTTATGCTGATGACCCACAAGCCGCGATAAATGGTTTACTAATATTTGCATGCTTTATCATTATATATTTCATAAACCGATTTTACCACCAAAAAACTAATATAAACAGTAAATAA
- a CDS encoding ATP-binding protein, whose amino-acid sequence MSFNAKRRDPFRYFVVAFLILALFVYAFQLYLRNSKISELKSDITKLTMVQKSYSEVDSCIYILYQAENNSRMYAVTADKYYLNQFSDGIRRISLLLNDLHGFVEDNPESEDIKGLVNQKKLKTESYLRLRQLTDSLFAGFSKLGLEERRAKAKIDLGSIKKKFKTVTTVDTIKQAVKPRKKFFGRLADAISNKGNKDSAVTIVKTKRNEGVAEEVTNFNNKLLDEVESYYRKLYANNNQIKSNEKAILLLNNKLINDIITVLKEFKQNDIEYVAKRRVSLGGELEGELKKLSGMEVIDAILLVCLVAIILYNLYKLYKNESQLIIMSGMASQDSHSKSRFLANMSHEIRTPLNSVVGFSEQLGKSNLNEEQREQVNAIRNSSEMLLELVNEILDFSKYDVGKINIEAEPFSPELEIDEVFHSMNVLAENKGLRLEKKITIDKKIYLIGDRLRLKQVIMNLLTNAIKFTKKGKVMLRIQLVVEGKKQAVLKVQVEDTGIGMAKEDLDLIFLEFSQIYSSAATQLQGTGLGLAICKKIVELQGGKINVSSVLGKGSVFSFEIPYLISEFAEEQVVVSASSAVEKLKGKRVLLVDDNKMNILLVQTILKRWNMEYDSAYDGKQALELYRKMDYDIVLTDIQMPVMGGVELTHEIRYNGDFAKSGIPILGITAHVMQENREAYLKAGMNDLVLKPFLEQELMDQMLKYI is encoded by the coding sequence ATGTCGTTTAACGCTAAGAGAAGAGATCCGTTTCGTTACTTTGTAGTAGCTTTTTTGATACTTGCACTATTTGTTTATGCTTTTCAGTTATACCTAAGGAACAGCAAAATTAGTGAACTAAAGAGCGATATTACGAAATTGACCATGGTTCAAAAAAGCTATTCAGAGGTAGATAGCTGCATTTATATTCTTTATCAGGCAGAAAATAACTCGCGAATGTACGCGGTAACTGCAGATAAGTATTACCTCAATCAATTCTCAGATGGCATCCGCCGGATCTCATTGCTTTTGAACGACCTGCATGGTTTTGTAGAGGACAATCCTGAAAGTGAGGATATAAAAGGACTTGTGAATCAGAAAAAACTAAAGACTGAGAGCTATTTAAGACTCAGGCAGTTAACAGATAGTTTATTTGCGGGTTTTTCTAAACTTGGCTTGGAAGAAAGACGCGCTAAAGCAAAAATTGATCTGGGTTCAATAAAGAAAAAGTTTAAAACAGTAACAACTGTTGATACCATTAAACAAGCCGTTAAGCCACGTAAAAAGTTCTTTGGCAGACTTGCTGATGCAATTTCTAATAAAGGAAATAAGGACAGTGCAGTTACAATTGTTAAAACCAAGAGGAACGAAGGCGTTGCAGAGGAAGTTACAAATTTCAATAATAAATTGTTAGATGAAGTAGAATCCTATTACAGGAAGCTTTATGCCAATAATAATCAAATTAAAAGTAACGAAAAGGCAATTTTATTATTGAACAATAAGCTGATCAATGATATCATTACCGTATTAAAGGAGTTTAAGCAAAATGATATTGAATATGTTGCTAAACGAAGAGTTTCGCTGGGAGGAGAACTTGAAGGAGAGCTTAAGAAATTAAGTGGTATGGAAGTGATTGATGCAATATTGTTGGTGTGTTTAGTAGCCATTATTTTGTATAACCTATACAAGCTTTACAAGAATGAGAGTCAGTTGATTATTATGAGCGGTATGGCATCGCAGGATTCGCACTCTAAAAGTCGTTTTCTTGCTAATATGAGCCATGAAATAAGAACCCCGTTAAATTCGGTAGTTGGCTTTTCTGAACAGCTTGGTAAAAGTAATTTGAATGAGGAACAGCGGGAGCAAGTAAATGCTATCAGAAACTCATCGGAAATGCTGCTCGAACTGGTTAATGAGATTCTCGATTTTTCTAAGTACGATGTAGGCAAAATAAATATTGAAGCAGAACCTTTTTCTCCGGAACTGGAGATTGATGAAGTGTTTCATAGCATGAATGTTCTGGCAGAAAATAAAGGGTTAAGATTAGAGAAGAAAATAACCATCGATAAAAAAATCTATTTAATTGGCGACCGGTTGCGCTTGAAGCAGGTTATTATGAACCTTTTAACCAACGCTATTAAGTTTACAAAAAAAGGGAAGGTCATGCTTAGGATTCAGCTTGTTGTTGAAGGGAAAAAGCAGGCCGTATTAAAAGTACAGGTAGAGGATACGGGTATTGGTATGGCAAAAGAAGACCTTGACTTAATATTTCTTGAATTCTCACAGATCTATTCTTCAGCTGCAACGCAGCTTCAGGGTACAGGTCTGGGACTGGCAATTTGTAAAAAGATAGTAGAGCTGCAGGGTGGTAAAATAAATGTTAGTAGTGTGCTAGGTAAGGGCTCTGTATTTAGCTTTGAAATACCTTATCTTATTTCGGAGTTTGCAGAGGAACAAGTTGTTGTAAGTGCTTCATCGGCAGTAGAAAAGCTTAAAGGAAAAAGGGTTCTCCTGGTAGATGATAATAAAATGAATATTTTATTGGTTCAGACCATATTGAAAAGGTGGAATATGGAATATGATTCTGCTTATGATGGGAAGCAGGCTCTTGAACTATACAGAAAAATGGATTATGATATTGTGCTTACCGATATACAAATGCCGGTAATGGGTGGGGTAGAGCTTACGCATGAGATCAGGTATAATGGGGATTTTGCAAAGTCCGGAATCCCAATTTTAGGAATAACAGCTCACGTGATGCAGGAAAACAGGGAAGCTTATTTGAAGGCAGGAATGAATGATCTGGTATTAAAACCGTTTCTAGAGCAGGAGTTAATGGACCAGATGCTTAAGTATATTTAA
- a CDS encoding DNA topoisomerase IV subunit B → MAEPNYNEDSIRSLDWKEHIRLRPGMYIGKLGDGSAQDDGIYVLLKEIVDNSIDEFVMGSGRTIEITVSEHKVNVRDYGRGIPLGKVIDCVSKINTGGKYDSNAFQKSVGLNGVGTKAVNALSTNFVVQSYRDGKTKKVEFSKGEIVIENDVIETTQRNGTAITFYPDDTIFRNYHYIPDFVESMIWNYVFLNTGLTVNFNNQKYFSERGLYDLLSKFNKAEELRYPIIHLKGNDIEIAMTHGQQYGEDYHSFVNGQHTTQGGTHQAAFREAVVKTIREFYKKEYDASDIRASIIAAISVRVQEPVFESQTKTKLGSQNMGPEGPSVRTFINDFVKKELDDYLHKHPDVSDALLKRILQSERERKDIAGIKKLANDRAKKASLHNKKLRDCKIHFNSNHDKRYETTLFITEGDSASGSITKSRDVDCQAVFSLKGKPLNCYELTKKVVYENEEFNLLQHALNIEDGLEGLHYNNIVIATDADVDGMHIRLLMMTFFLQFFPDLVRAGHVYILQTPLFRVRNKKETIYCYSDDERKRAIEKLGNKPEITRFKGLGEISPDEFGLFIGKDIRLDPVILKDQTIKNLLEYYMGKNTPDRQQHIIRNLRVEKDAVEESETEEVIITDNTEDNTEDNTLDVA, encoded by the coding sequence ATGGCTGAACCAAATTATAACGAAGATAGTATACGCTCCCTTGACTGGAAAGAACACATTAGGTTACGCCCTGGTATGTATATTGGTAAGTTAGGTGATGGATCTGCACAAGATGATGGCATTTATGTTTTACTTAAAGAGATTGTAGATAACTCAATTGATGAGTTTGTAATGGGATCTGGTAGAACTATTGAAATTACTGTATCTGAACATAAGGTTAATGTGAGAGATTATGGAAGGGGGATTCCGCTAGGTAAAGTAATAGATTGCGTATCTAAAATAAATACCGGTGGTAAATATGACAGTAATGCCTTTCAGAAATCCGTTGGACTAAATGGTGTAGGTACCAAGGCGGTAAATGCTCTTTCTACAAATTTTGTGGTTCAATCGTACCGTGATGGGAAAACGAAAAAAGTAGAGTTCTCTAAAGGCGAGATTGTTATAGAAAATGACGTTATTGAAACTACTCAGCGAAATGGTACTGCAATTACCTTTTATCCGGATGATACAATTTTTAGAAATTATCACTACATCCCGGACTTTGTTGAGAGTATGATTTGGAACTATGTGTTCCTGAATACTGGCCTTACTGTTAATTTTAATAATCAAAAATATTTCTCAGAAAGAGGTTTGTATGACTTGCTTTCTAAGTTTAATAAGGCAGAGGAGTTGCGTTATCCTATCATTCACTTAAAAGGAAATGATATTGAAATTGCTATGACCCACGGACAACAATATGGTGAGGATTATCACTCTTTTGTTAATGGTCAGCATACTACTCAGGGTGGTACACACCAGGCAGCATTTCGCGAAGCTGTGGTAAAAACAATCAGAGAGTTCTATAAAAAAGAATACGATGCCTCGGATATCAGGGCATCTATTATAGCTGCTATTTCTGTTAGGGTACAGGAACCTGTTTTTGAGTCGCAGACTAAAACTAAGCTAGGATCGCAGAATATGGGCCCTGAAGGTCCTTCGGTAAGAACGTTTATTAACGATTTTGTTAAAAAAGAGCTTGATGATTATTTGCATAAGCACCCGGATGTTTCTGATGCCTTACTGAAAAGAATATTGCAATCTGAAAGAGAGCGTAAAGATATTGCAGGTATTAAAAAGTTAGCAAATGACAGGGCTAAAAAAGCGTCTCTACACAATAAAAAACTAAGAGATTGTAAAATTCACTTTAATAGTAATCATGATAAAAGATATGAAACCACGTTGTTTATTACTGAGGGTGACTCGGCTTCAGGTTCTATCACTAAATCAAGAGATGTAGATTGCCAGGCAGTTTTTAGTCTTAAAGGCAAGCCTTTAAATTGTTATGAGCTTACTAAAAAAGTGGTGTATGAAAACGAAGAGTTCAACCTGTTGCAACATGCGCTGAATATTGAAGATGGATTAGAAGGATTGCATTATAACAATATTGTAATTGCTACTGATGCCGATGTTGATGGTATGCACATCAGGCTGTTAATGATGACATTTTTCCTCCAATTTTTCCCTGATCTTGTTCGTGCAGGTCATGTTTATATCTTGCAAACACCGTTGTTTAGGGTTCGTAATAAGAAAGAAACCATTTATTGCTATAGTGATGATGAAAGAAAACGTGCAATAGAAAAACTTGGTAATAAACCAGAAATTACCCGATTTAAGGGTTTAGGTGAAATCTCGCCCGATGAATTCGGATTATTTATAGGTAAGGATATCAGGTTAGATCCTGTGATTCTAAAAGATCAGACGATTAAAAATCTTTTGGAATATTATATGGGTAAAAATACTCCAGACAGGCAACAACACATTATTAGAAACCTTAGGGTAGAAAAAGATGCAGTAGAAGAATCAGAAACTGAAGAAGTAATTATTACAGATAATACTGAAGATAATACTGAAGATAATACTTTAGATGTAGCTTAA
- a CDS encoding MFS transporter yields MPIKELPFKKEIAYAAGMMGWSIMTNIIIVMLPYFYLPPNNSGLSPLVPQLLVFGAFNILSLIAASGRLFDAIYDPFIASLSDASNNPKGRRIPIMKYAIIPAVISCSLVFYPMVKGESITNAWWLTIVLACFFISVTTYIIPYNALLAELTHNADQKVKLSTFQQVGFVLGMIIGAMCNNYADLIQDVFKITDRAEALQYTIFCLSIFSGLVMTLPVMFIDEREYTDAKPTHIELIPALKNAFRNTNFKYYLISDFTYYIALSIISSGLLFFVTVLLGLPDSDGGKFMGTMVILSLLFYPFINYGAKKFGKKPLVLVAFAILSLIFVTIYFLGKLPFSSAMQMYILVIFASFPLASLGILPNAILADIAQNDTQETGENHEGMFFAVKYLFVKLGQTMGIAIFAMLTVYGKDPGNDYGLRLNGAVGFVLCLLAFLFFSRFKENKTSGL; encoded by the coding sequence ATGCCGATAAAAGAATTACCCTTTAAAAAAGAAATTGCCTATGCAGCAGGAATGATGGGCTGGAGCATCATGACTAACATTATTATTGTTATGCTGCCATATTTTTACCTGCCTCCTAATAATTCCGGACTCAGCCCACTGGTCCCTCAGTTACTGGTATTTGGGGCATTTAATATCTTATCTCTTATTGCTGCATCAGGCAGACTCTTTGATGCAATATACGATCCATTTATTGCCTCTTTAAGTGATGCCAGTAACAATCCAAAGGGCAGGCGAATCCCCATTATGAAATACGCAATAATTCCTGCAGTAATATCTTGTTCGCTTGTCTTCTACCCTATGGTTAAGGGCGAAAGCATTACCAATGCCTGGTGGCTTACCATAGTACTTGCCTGTTTTTTCATCTCTGTTACCACATATATTATTCCTTACAATGCCTTGCTTGCTGAACTAACACACAATGCCGATCAGAAAGTTAAACTTTCCACCTTCCAACAGGTAGGTTTCGTTTTAGGAATGATCATTGGAGCCATGTGCAACAATTACGCCGATCTGATACAGGATGTTTTTAAAATTACAGACAGAGCTGAGGCGCTGCAATACACCATCTTTTGCCTTAGCATATTCTCGGGTCTGGTAATGACCTTACCTGTAATGTTTATAGACGAAAGGGAATATACAGATGCCAAACCAACCCATATTGAACTTATACCGGCGCTTAAAAACGCATTCAGAAATACCAACTTCAAATATTATCTCATATCCGATTTCACTTATTACATTGCATTAAGCATTATATCTAGTGGTCTCCTTTTCTTCGTTACAGTATTGTTGGGCCTGCCAGATTCCGATGGAGGTAAGTTTATGGGAACAATGGTAATTCTATCTCTCCTTTTTTACCCTTTTATTAATTATGGGGCTAAAAAATTTGGTAAAAAGCCATTGGTTCTTGTTGCATTTGCCATACTCAGCTTAATATTTGTTACCATCTATTTTTTAGGTAAGCTCCCCTTTTCTTCAGCCATGCAAATGTATATATTGGTAATTTTCGCTTCTTTCCCTTTGGCATCATTAGGCATTTTACCAAATGCTATTCTTGCCGATATTGCCCAAAACGATACACAGGAAACAGGAGAAAACCATGAAGGAATGTTTTTTGCCGTTAAATATCTTTTTGTAAAACTAGGGCAAACTATGGGAATAGCCATATTCGCCATGTTAACCGTATATGGTAAAGACCCCGGAAATGACTACGGATTACGCTTAAATGGGGCTGTAGGCTTTGTACTTTGTTTGCTCGCCTTCCTATTCTTTAGTCGCTTTAAAGAAAACAAAACTTCTGGTTTATAG
- a CDS encoding YihY/virulence factor BrkB family protein — protein MTFLKKAIHFVKATAHLFIAAGKGFMEDRVMKLSAALAYYTIFSLTPLIIIIIAAASLFLGGDIKHTIETYDDGTVKEYKMDPREELFSEIQDLVGPEATTQLKLFVKKSNVSGKSTLGLIIGIATLIIGATAMFIEIQDSINLIWKVKAVPKKGWKKLITNRLLSFSLIASLGFLLLVSLVINSIVVGIGDKLVGLTSKIGVEKVSELFMLIVTNALTLAVVTCIFAIIFKVLPDVDLKWKPAIVGALFTALLFSLGKYVIGIYIEKGNPASAFGAASSIIVILLWIYYTSIILYFGAEFTQAYAERYDKGIAPSKYAVHTKIVVVEKKVSVLPLNTQKTQR, from the coding sequence ATGACATTTTTAAAAAAAGCTATTCATTTTGTTAAAGCAACAGCACATTTATTTATAGCCGCCGGAAAGGGCTTTATGGAAGACAGGGTTATGAAGCTAAGCGCTGCCCTTGCCTATTATACTATCTTTTCTCTTACCCCTCTTATCATTATTATCATTGCCGCAGCCAGTTTATTTTTAGGTGGAGATATCAAACATACAATTGAAACATATGATGATGGAACGGTTAAAGAATATAAAATGGATCCAAGAGAAGAACTCTTCTCTGAAATACAGGATTTGGTTGGCCCCGAAGCCACTACCCAACTCAAATTATTTGTAAAAAAATCAAACGTTTCAGGCAAAAGTACTTTAGGGCTAATTATAGGTATTGCTACACTTATTATTGGTGCTACAGCAATGTTTATAGAAATTCAGGATAGTATTAATTTAATCTGGAAGGTTAAAGCCGTTCCAAAAAAGGGATGGAAAAAGCTAATAACGAACAGGCTACTCTCCTTTTCACTCATCGCTTCTCTCGGATTTCTTTTACTTGTATCCCTTGTTATAAATAGTATTGTAGTTGGCATAGGTGACAAGCTGGTTGGGCTTACATCTAAAATTGGAGTCGAAAAGGTATCAGAGCTTTTTATGCTCATTGTTACCAATGCCCTAACGCTAGCTGTTGTAACCTGCATTTTTGCCATCATTTTTAAAGTATTGCCTGATGTTGATTTAAAATGGAAGCCGGCTATTGTAGGCGCCTTATTTACGGCACTGCTTTTTAGTTTAGGTAAATACGTAATCGGGATCTACATAGAAAAAGGTAATCCGGCATCTGCATTTGGCGCTGCAAGCTCTATAATTGTGATTCTGTTGTGGATCTATTACACCTCTATTATACTTTATTTTGGAGCAGAATTTACACAGGCCTATGCAGAAAGATACGATAAAGGTATAGCCCCAAGTAAATACGCGGTACATACTAAAATTGTTGTAGTAGAAAAAAAGGTAAGCGTCCTGCCCCTCAACACCCAGAAGACACAAAGATAG
- a CDS encoding BamA/TamA family outer membrane protein → MKRGAEMKLQIRSGLFILLCLFFGACSSTKNLKPGEVLYTGAEININPDSTEKIDNQKEVKGILLAKTRPNPNKSILGIKFKLAMYNLAGEPKKPKGLKHWLRTKVGEPPVLLSEVKIPYNNAVLKSYLISQGYLQSDVNGDTVVNGKKGKALYTVVTGARYKINSVEFPKDSTSIANIINQNKDKTLLKVGNNYDLETYKNERIRIDNDLKEQGYFYFSPDYLLVQVDSTVGKHLVDIRIKVKDIAPDAGLKPFTIDKINIYPNYSLRRDSAIKNSTPEVYKDFNIYDPRHTYKSGLFDRLVFFKKDELYNRRDHNQSLNRMVNIGVFQNVKAEFLPVDSFRNNKLNLNIFLTPLKKNSLSFSLTGTSKSNNFVGSEAKLTQTTRNLFRGGEQLDVSVSGGFETQVSGQAKGLNSYSFTTEAKLTFPRFILPFFDFNSTNAFIPKTIASLSYQSLNRGSLYALNSFKGEFGYNWKENLYKEHNFNPISINYVTSNVTNDTVRRDSLFSANPGLEKNLERQFIIGSNYSFTFTNQMEDFRRNNIYFNGTLETGGNVWGLFAGKNNEGKKTVLGIPINQFIRVETDFRDYYKITKNLTWASRLNLGYGYGYGNNTSIPFVRQFFAGGSNDIRAFAARSLGPGSYRQLNQTISYTDQSGDIKAMINTEFRFKLFSILYGALFADAGNVWLRKEDPLRPGSGFNFKDALDEIAVGTGAGLRVDASIFVIRLDVAFPIRKPYLEPGNRWVIDQVNFGSSAWRKENLIYNIGIGYPF, encoded by the coding sequence ATGAAGAGAGGCGCAGAAATGAAACTACAAATTAGATCCGGCTTATTTATCCTTCTGTGTTTGTTTTTTGGCGCCTGTAGCAGTACCAAAAACCTTAAACCAGGCGAGGTGTTATACACTGGTGCCGAGATAAACATCAACCCTGATTCCACAGAAAAAATTGATAATCAGAAAGAGGTTAAGGGCATTTTGCTTGCTAAAACACGACCTAATCCTAATAAATCAATTTTAGGAATAAAATTTAAACTTGCTATGTATAACCTGGCCGGAGAGCCAAAAAAACCAAAGGGGTTAAAACACTGGTTGCGTACAAAGGTGGGTGAACCTCCTGTGTTATTAAGCGAAGTCAAAATCCCTTATAACAACGCGGTGCTTAAAAGCTATTTGATTAGCCAGGGATATCTTCAATCTGATGTAAATGGAGATACTGTAGTTAATGGCAAAAAAGGCAAAGCACTTTACACTGTAGTAACTGGTGCGAGATACAAAATTAATAGCGTTGAATTCCCGAAAGACAGTACAAGTATTGCAAATATCATTAATCAGAATAAAGACAAAACGTTATTAAAAGTAGGTAACAACTATGACCTTGAAACTTATAAAAATGAGCGAATAAGGATAGATAACGATTTAAAGGAACAAGGATATTTTTATTTTAGTCCTGATTATTTGTTAGTCCAGGTAGACAGTACGGTAGGGAAACATTTGGTAGACATCAGGATAAAAGTAAAAGATATAGCTCCTGATGCAGGCCTTAAACCCTTTACCATTGATAAAATCAATATCTACCCCAATTATTCTTTAAGAAGAGATAGTGCAATTAAAAATTCAACTCCCGAAGTATACAAAGATTTCAATATTTATGATCCAAGACATACTTACAAATCGGGGTTATTTGATCGTTTGGTTTTCTTTAAAAAAGACGAACTGTACAATAGAAGAGACCATAACCAATCATTAAATAGAATGGTTAACATAGGAGTTTTTCAGAATGTTAAAGCAGAGTTTCTACCTGTAGACAGTTTTAGGAACAATAAGCTAAACCTTAACATTTTCCTTACTCCGTTAAAGAAAAACTCTCTTTCATTCTCGCTTACCGGCACAAGCAAATCCAACAACTTTGTTGGATCAGAAGCTAAGCTAACACAAACTACCCGCAACCTTTTTAGAGGCGGAGAGCAATTGGATGTAAGTGTGAGCGGAGGTTTTGAAACTCAGGTTAGCGGACAGGCTAAAGGGCTAAATTCTTATTCGTTTACCACTGAAGCGAAACTCACTTTTCCAAGATTTATACTTCCTTTCTTTGATTTCAATAGTACCAATGCATTTATCCCTAAAACAATTGCATCACTGTCATATCAATCACTAAACAGAGGATCTTTATATGCTCTGAACTCTTTTAAAGGAGAGTTTGGATATAACTGGAAAGAGAATTTATACAAAGAGCATAACTTTAATCCCATATCAATAAACTACGTAACCTCTAATGTAACAAACGACACAGTAAGGAGGGACAGCTTGTTCAGTGCAAATCCAGGCTTAGAAAAGAATCTGGAACGTCAGTTTATTATAGGAAGCAATTATAGCTTCACATTTACCAATCAGATGGAAGATTTCAGAAGAAACAATATCTATTTCAATGGAACCCTCGAAACCGGTGGAAATGTATGGGGCTTATTTGCCGGCAAAAACAATGAAGGTAAAAAAACGGTATTGGGCATCCCCATTAATCAATTTATACGCGTTGAAACAGATTTTAGAGATTATTATAAAATTACAAAGAACCTCACTTGGGCAAGTCGTTTAAATCTTGGGTATGGATATGGTTATGGGAACAATACATCCATTCCTTTTGTACGCCAATTCTTTGCAGGAGGTAGTAACGATATCAGAGCATTTGCTGCCAGGTCACTAGGCCCTGGATCTTATAGACAGCTTAACCAAACAATAAGCTATACCGACCAAAGTGGAGATATAAAAGCAATGATTAACACAGAATTTCGCTTTAAATTGTTCAGTATTCTGTATGGAGCATTATTTGCAGATGCAGGTAACGTTTGGTTAAGAAAAGAAGATCCATTGAGACCAGGATCAGGATTCAATTTTAAAGATGCCCTGGATGAAATTGCCGTCGGCACTGGTGCAGGTCTGCGGGTAGATGCATCGATCTTTGTAATCCGCTTAGACGTTGCCTTCCCTATCAGAAAACCTTATCTAGAACCTGGCAATCGTTGGGTAATTGATCAGGTTAATTTTGGAAGCAGCGCCTGGCGTAAAGAAAATTTAATCTATAACATAGGAATCGGGTATCCTTTTTAA